A genomic window from Cupriavidus metallidurans CH34 includes:
- a CDS encoding MFS transporter, with amino-acid sequence MTDRKLSLTTVLVCGGLLVTLSMGIRHGFGLFNLPITQTHGWSRETFAFALALQNLMWGASQPITGALADKFGALRIMIIGVALYVAGLIVMGLATSGTAFATGAGVLIGIAQSGTTYSVVYGVIGRVASAEKRVWAMGIAAAAGSFGQFLMIPVEQTLISTMGWQNALFILAFLACFMLPLALTLREPKMVATTTGHHQTIGEATREAFGNRNFQLLTLGYFVCGFQVVFIGVHLAPYLKDRGFTDPKVATVALALIGLFNVFGTYTAGSMGQRMPKRYLLSFIYIARSVVIAGYLLMPLTAASTWVFAALMGFLWLSTVPLTNGIIAQVFGVKYLSMLSGVVFFSHQIGSFLGAWLGGYLFDKTGSYSTVWMIAIALGLMAAVVNLPIREQALVRPQPVGA; translated from the coding sequence ATGACTGACCGCAAACTCTCCCTGACCACCGTCCTCGTGTGCGGTGGGCTGCTCGTGACGCTCTCGATGGGCATCCGGCATGGCTTTGGCCTGTTCAACCTGCCGATCACACAAACCCATGGCTGGAGCCGGGAGACCTTCGCCTTTGCCCTGGCGCTGCAGAACCTGATGTGGGGCGCCAGCCAGCCGATCACCGGTGCGCTGGCCGACAAGTTCGGCGCCCTGCGCATCATGATCATCGGCGTGGCGCTCTATGTGGCCGGGCTGATCGTCATGGGACTGGCCACCAGCGGCACCGCCTTTGCCACGGGCGCCGGGGTGCTGATCGGCATCGCGCAGTCCGGCACCACGTACAGCGTGGTCTATGGCGTGATCGGCCGCGTGGCCAGCGCGGAGAAGCGCGTCTGGGCCATGGGCATCGCAGCAGCGGCTGGGTCTTTCGGTCAGTTCCTGATGATTCCGGTGGAACAGACACTGATTTCCACCATGGGCTGGCAAAACGCGCTATTCATCCTGGCATTCCTCGCGTGCTTCATGCTGCCTCTGGCACTGACGCTGCGGGAACCGAAAATGGTCGCGACGACCACCGGCCATCACCAGACCATCGGCGAAGCGACGCGCGAGGCGTTCGGCAACCGCAATTTCCAGTTGCTGACGCTCGGCTACTTCGTCTGCGGCTTCCAGGTGGTGTTCATCGGCGTGCATCTGGCCCCTTACCTCAAGGACCGGGGCTTCACCGATCCCAAGGTCGCCACGGTGGCGCTGGCGCTGATCGGCCTGTTCAATGTGTTCGGCACCTATACGGCCGGGTCGATGGGCCAGCGGATGCCCAAGCGCTACCTGCTGTCGTTCATCTATATCGCGCGCTCGGTGGTGATCGCCGGCTACCTGCTGATGCCGCTGACGGCGGCCAGCACCTGGGTGTTCGCGGCGCTGATGGGCTTCTTGTGGCTGTCGACCGTACCGCTGACCAACGGGATCATCGCCCAGGTGTTTGGCGTGAAGTACCTGTCGATGCTGTCGGGTGTGGTGTTCTTCTCGCACCAGATCGGCAGCTTCCTGGGCGCATGGCTGGGTGGCTACCTGTTCGACAAGACCGGCAGTTACAGCACCGTATGGATGATCGCGATCGCGCTGGGCTTGATGGCCGCGGTAGTCAACCTGCCGATCCGCGAGCAGGCGCTGGTCCGTCCACAACCCGTGGGGGCCTGA
- a CDS encoding ATP-binding cassette domain-containing protein — MALFSITDAQLAFGHVALLDHTDFSLEAGERVGLIGRNGTGKSSLLRIVAGMSAPDDGLISRQSGVTCAYVSQEPQFAPGLTVFDAVSQGMGAAHDLLLRYDAALTKLETHNDEATLAELHRVQAELDAADAWQLRTRVETTLAKLALDPHVRVDALSGGLQKRVALAQGLVAEPDILLLDEPTNHLDVEAIRWLEDLLLGFRGSVLLITHDRAFLDRVATRIVELDRGRLVSFPGNFAAYQTRKAELLANEAVEQAKFDKLLAQEEVWIRKGVEARRTRSVARVQRLVTMRAERASRREVQGNVKLEVSQGERSGKIVAELTNVSKAYGDKAVVRDFTATIMRGDKVGLIGPNGVGKTTLLRLILGELPPDSGTVRNGSNLQVAYFDQMRTSLDLEKSLADTISPGSDWVEVNGQRKHVMSYLGDFLFAPERARSPVKSLSGGERNRLLLARLFARPANVLVLDEPTNDLDIDTLELLEELLQDYSGTVFLVSHDRAFLDNVVTSTIAAEGDGMWRESVGGYSDWLEQSARAQALQAARAESKQATEAPKSAAREARGANRTVKLSYKEQRELDSLPERIQSLETEQKTIGAQLEDGSMYATDPKRAADLATRHDEIEMELLEALERWEVLEKKTKGEGA; from the coding sequence ATGGCCCTGTTCTCCATTACCGATGCCCAGCTGGCTTTCGGCCACGTGGCGTTGCTCGACCACACCGATTTTTCCCTTGAAGCCGGCGAACGTGTTGGCCTGATCGGCCGCAACGGCACGGGCAAGTCGTCCCTGCTGCGGATCGTGGCCGGAATGTCAGCGCCCGACGATGGCCTGATCTCCCGCCAGAGCGGCGTGACGTGCGCCTATGTGTCGCAAGAGCCGCAGTTCGCGCCGGGCTTGACCGTATTCGATGCGGTGAGCCAGGGCATGGGCGCAGCGCACGATCTGCTGCTGCGCTATGACGCTGCGCTCACCAAGCTGGAAACCCACAACGACGAGGCCACCCTGGCCGAACTGCATCGCGTGCAGGCCGAACTTGATGCCGCCGACGCCTGGCAGTTGCGCACCCGCGTGGAAACCACGCTGGCAAAGCTCGCGCTCGACCCGCATGTGCGCGTGGACGCGCTTTCTGGCGGTCTGCAGAAGCGCGTGGCGCTGGCCCAGGGTCTGGTGGCCGAGCCGGACATCCTGCTGCTCGACGAGCCGACCAACCACCTCGACGTGGAGGCCATCCGCTGGCTCGAAGACCTGCTGCTCGGGTTCCGCGGCAGCGTGCTGCTGATCACCCACGACCGCGCGTTCCTGGATCGCGTGGCAACCCGCATCGTCGAACTCGATCGGGGCCGGCTGGTTTCGTTCCCGGGCAACTTTGCCGCCTACCAGACGCGCAAGGCCGAACTGCTGGCCAACGAGGCCGTGGAGCAAGCCAAGTTCGACAAGCTGCTGGCGCAGGAAGAAGTGTGGATCCGCAAGGGCGTGGAAGCACGCCGTACCCGCAGCGTGGCGCGGGTGCAGCGGCTGGTGACGATGCGGGCGGAGCGCGCCTCGCGTCGCGAGGTGCAGGGCAACGTCAAGCTCGAGGTTTCGCAGGGCGAGCGTTCGGGCAAGATCGTGGCCGAGTTGACTAACGTGTCGAAGGCTTATGGCGACAAGGCAGTCGTGCGCGACTTCACCGCGACGATCATGCGCGGCGACAAGGTCGGCCTGATCGGGCCAAACGGCGTCGGCAAGACCACGCTGCTGCGGCTGATTCTGGGTGAACTGCCGCCCGACAGCGGCACGGTGCGCAATGGCAGCAATCTGCAGGTGGCGTACTTCGACCAGATGCGTACCTCGCTGGATCTGGAGAAGTCGCTCGCGGACACCATCAGCCCGGGTAGCGACTGGGTCGAGGTCAACGGCCAGCGCAAGCACGTGATGAGCTACCTGGGCGACTTCCTGTTCGCGCCCGAACGCGCGCGGTCGCCGGTCAAGTCGCTGTCGGGCGGCGAGCGCAACCGGCTGCTGCTGGCGCGGTTGTTCGCGCGACCCGCGAATGTGCTGGTGCTGGACGAACCGACCAACGACCTGGACATCGACACGCTCGAACTGCTGGAAGAACTCCTACAGGACTACAGCGGCACGGTGTTCCTGGTTTCGCACGATCGTGCGTTCCTGGACAACGTGGTGACCTCCACGATCGCTGCCGAAGGCGATGGCATGTGGCGCGAATCGGTAGGCGGTTACTCGGACTGGCTGGAACAGTCGGCCCGTGCGCAGGCGTTGCAGGCTGCCCGCGCTGAATCCAAGCAGGCTACGGAGGCGCCAAAGTCGGCCGCGCGCGAGGCGCGGGGCGCGAATCGCACGGTCAAGCTGTCGTACAAGGAGCAGCGCGAACTCGACAGTCTGCCGGAACGTATCCAGTCGCTGGAGACCGAGCAGAAGACCATCGGCGCGCAACTCGAGGACGGCTCGATGTACGCCACCGATCCGAAGCGGGCGGCCGATCTGGCCACGCGTCACGACGAGATCGAGATGGAACTGCTTGAAGCACTCGAGCGCTGGGAAGTGCTGGAGAAGAAGACGAAGGGCGAGGGCGCTTGA
- a CDS encoding DNA topoisomerase IV subunit B: MASKTSQYSESSIRVLKGLEPVKQRPGMYTRTDNPLHVVQEVIDNASDEALGGYGTEILVTLHRDGSISVEDDGRGIPVGIHPEEQVPVVEIVFTRLHAGGKFDKGKGGAYAFSGGLHGVGVSVTNALATRLDVTVWRDGAVSTLTFEHGGEVTRPLATRKIERGEKKSGTRVQVWPDAKYFDSAAIPMAELQRLLRSKAVLLPGVKVTLVLEKTGEQTVWQYEQGLKGYLVEALAQGSGAELVIPMFEGEHFADPDKNAGEEGFAEGEGASWVVAWTEEGAPVRESYVNLIPTPAGGTHESGLREGLFLAVKSFIEMHSLQPKGVKLMSEDVFARASFVLSAKVLDPQFQGQIKERLNSRDAVRLVSTFSRPALELWLNHHVDFGKKLAELVIRQAQARTRAAQKVEKKKGSGVAVLPGKLTDCESTDVERNEIFLVEGDSAGGSAKMGRDKEFQAILPLRGKVLNTWETERDRLFANNEVHDIAVAIGVDPHGPDDEPDLSNLRYGKICILSDADVDGAHIQVLLLTLFFRHFPKLMANGNVCVARPPLFRVDAPARGKKPAQKLYALDEGELEAIQDKLLKDGVKEGAWQISRFKGLGEMSAGQLWETTMNPDTRRLLPVSLGEFDMPQTVTMMNMLMGKGEASQRRSWLEEKGNEVEADI, from the coding sequence ATGGCGAGCAAAACCAGTCAGTACAGCGAATCTTCCATCCGGGTCCTGAAGGGTCTGGAGCCGGTCAAGCAACGGCCCGGCATGTACACCCGTACCGATAACCCCCTGCATGTCGTGCAGGAGGTGATCGACAACGCGTCCGACGAAGCGCTCGGCGGCTACGGCACCGAAATCCTGGTCACGCTGCATCGTGACGGCAGCATCAGCGTGGAAGACGATGGCCGTGGCATCCCGGTGGGCATCCACCCGGAAGAGCAGGTGCCGGTCGTGGAAATCGTCTTCACCCGCCTGCACGCGGGCGGCAAGTTCGACAAGGGCAAGGGCGGCGCCTACGCGTTCTCGGGCGGCCTGCATGGCGTGGGCGTGTCGGTGACCAACGCGCTGGCCACGCGCCTGGACGTCACGGTCTGGCGCGACGGGGCGGTGTCCACGCTGACGTTCGAGCATGGCGGCGAAGTGACCCGCCCGCTGGCGACGCGCAAGATCGAGCGCGGCGAGAAGAAGAGCGGCACGCGCGTGCAGGTGTGGCCGGATGCGAAGTATTTCGATTCGGCCGCAATCCCGATGGCCGAACTGCAGCGCCTGCTGCGCAGCAAGGCCGTGCTGCTGCCGGGCGTGAAGGTCACGCTGGTGCTCGAGAAGACTGGCGAGCAGACGGTGTGGCAGTACGAGCAGGGTCTGAAGGGCTATCTGGTCGAGGCCCTGGCCCAGGGCAGCGGCGCCGAACTCGTGATCCCGATGTTCGAGGGCGAGCACTTTGCCGACCCGGACAAGAACGCCGGCGAGGAAGGCTTTGCCGAAGGCGAAGGCGCGTCGTGGGTGGTGGCGTGGACCGAGGAAGGCGCGCCGGTGCGCGAATCCTACGTCAACCTGATTCCCACGCCAGCCGGCGGCACGCACGAATCCGGCCTGCGCGAAGGCCTGTTCCTGGCGGTGAAGAGCTTTATCGAGATGCACTCGCTGCAGCCAAAGGGCGTGAAGCTGATGAGCGAAGACGTGTTCGCGCGCGCATCGTTTGTGCTGTCGGCCAAGGTGCTCGATCCGCAGTTCCAGGGCCAGATCAAGGAACGCCTGAACAGCCGTGATGCCGTGCGTCTGGTTTCCACGTTCAGCCGCCCGGCGCTCGAACTCTGGCTCAACCATCATGTCGATTTCGGCAAGAAGCTGGCGGAACTGGTGATTCGCCAGGCTCAGGCCCGCACGCGTGCCGCGCAGAAGGTCGAGAAAAAGAAGGGCTCCGGCGTGGCTGTGCTGCCCGGCAAGCTGACCGATTGCGAATCGACCGATGTCGAGCGCAACGAGATCTTCCTGGTGGAGGGCGACTCCGCCGGCGGTTCGGCCAAAATGGGCCGCGACAAGGAATTCCAGGCCATCCTGCCGCTGCGCGGCAAGGTGCTCAATACCTGGGAGACCGAGCGCGACCGCCTGTTCGCCAACAACGAAGTGCATGACATCGCGGTGGCGATCGGCGTCGACCCGCATGGCCCGGACGACGAGCCCGACCTGTCGAACCTGCGGTACGGCAAGATCTGCATCCTGTCCGATGCGGACGTCGACGGGGCGCACATCCAGGTGCTGCTGCTGACGCTGTTCTTCCGCCACTTCCCGAAACTGATGGCCAACGGCAACGTCTGCGTGGCACGCCCGCCACTGTTCCGCGTGGATGCGCCGGCGCGTGGCAAGAAGCCGGCGCAGAAGCTCTATGCGCTGGACGAAGGCGAGCTTGAAGCCATCCAGGACAAGTTGCTCAAGGATGGCGTCAAGGAAGGCGCGTGGCAGATTTCGCGCTTCAAGGGCCTTGGCGAGATGAGCGCCGGGCAGCTCTGGGAGACGACGATGAATCCCGATACGCGCCGGCTGCTGCCGGTGTCGCTGGGTGAGTTCGACATGCCGCAGACCGTCACGATGATGAACATGCTGATGGGCAAGGGCGAGGCCTCGCAACGACGCAGCTGGCTGGAAGAGAAGGGCAACGAAGTGGAGGCCGACATCTGA